CTTCACGACCGGCGCGCCCGCCGCGAACGCCCCGTACCGCAACGCGGCCCTGCCGGTCGACGCGCGCGTGAACGACCTGCTGCTGCACATGACCCTGGACGAGAAGATCGGGCAGATGACCCAGGCGGAACGCGCCGCTGTCCGCGACCTGAACGACATGGCCTTGTTCGGCATCGGAAGCGTGCTGTCGGGTGGGGGGAGCGGCCCGGCCGACAACACCCCGCAGGGCTGGGCGGCGATGGTGGACGCCTTTCAGGCGGCGGCCCTGCGCAGCCGGCTGGGCATTCCCATGCTGTACGGCACGGACGCCGTGCATGGGCACAACAACGTGCCGGGCGCGACCCTGTTCCCGCACAACATCGGGCTGGGCGCGGCGGGCGACCCGGACCTCGCGCGGCGCGTCGGGCGGGCCACTGCCGAGGAGATGGCCGGCACCGGCGTCCGCTGGAATTTCAGCCCGTGCCTGTGCGTGGTGCGTGACGTGCGCTGGGGCCGCACCTATGAGAGCTTCGGTGAGACTCCGGCCCTCCCCACGGCCCTGAGCACCATCATCGACGGGTACCAGGGCGCGGGCGGCCTCGCTCAGCCCGGTGCGGTCCTGGCGACCGCCAAGCACTACCTGGGCGACGGCGGCACGGCTTTCGGCAGCAGCGCCACCGAGGGGTACCTGCTGGATCAGGGGGACACCCGCCTGAGCGAGGCGGAACTGCGGCGCGTGCACCTCCCGCCGTTCCGGGCGGCCGTGGCGCGCAACGTGGGCAGCGTGATGGTCAGCTTCTCCGGCTGGAACGGCACGAAACTGCACGCCCACCGCTCCCTGCTCACTGACGTGCTGAAAAAGGAACTGGGCTTCACGGGGTTCGTGGTGAGCGACTGGGCGGGCGTGGACCAGATTCCCGGCGGGTACCCGGTCGCCGTGCGCGCGGCCATCAACGCGGGGATCGACATGGTCATGGTGCCCAACGACTACGTGCGCTTCGTGGACACCCTGAGCGCCGAGGTGCGCGCCGGGCGCGTCCCCATGAGCCGTATCGACGACGCCGTGGCGCGCATCCTGCGGCAGAAGTTCCGGCTGGGTCTGTTCGAGCGTCCCATGACCGACCCCAGCTTCCAGCGGACCTTCGGCAGCGCCGGGCACCGCGCCCTGGCCCGCGAGGCCGTGCAGAAATCCCTGGTCCTGCTGCGTAACGACGGTGTGCTGCCGCTCCGGCCGGGCGCGCGGGTGTTCGTGGCCGGGCAGAGCGCCGACGACGTGGGCCGTCAGTCCGGCGGGTGGACCCTCACGTGGCAGGGGCAGAACGGCCCGGTACCCGGCGGGACCAGCCTGCTCGCCGGCCTGCGCCAGCTGAGCGAGGAGGGCGGCGGGGCGGTCACGTACGCGCGGGCCGCGCAGCCCGGACAGGCCCGCGACGCCGACGTGGGCCTCGTCGTGGTCGGAGAGACCCCCTACGCCGAGGGCAAGGGCGACCGCGCCTCGCTGGCCCTGAACGCCGAGGACACCGCGAACATCCGCACGGTGTGCGCCGACGGGCCGTGCGTGGTCGTGACCGTCTCGGGCCGCCCGCTGATCCTGCCCGGCACACCCATGAACGCCCTGGTGGCCGCGTGGCTGCCCGGCAGCGAGGGCGCGGGCGTGGCCGACGTGCTGTACGGCCGCGCGCCCTTCACCGGGCGGCTCCCGGTCAGCTGGCCGCGCCGTGACGATCAGCTGCCCCTGAACGCCGACACCCGCCCGTACGACCCGCTGTTCCCCGCCGGATTCGGCCTGACCACCCGGCCGTAGGCTCGCACTGGCAGGCGGTGCAGTCGGGCGGGCGGGACGCCCCGCAGACCCCCGCCGCTACACTCGGGGGCATGACCCGACCCGCACCGGCCCGCGACACGCTGCCCACCCGCGACGACCTGCGCGCCCAGTTCCCGCCGCTCGCGCAGGGCCGCGCGTACCTCGACAACGCCGCCGGGGGCCTGCTCCCCCTGCGTGCCATTGAGGCTGTCACCGGGCACCTGATGACCTACGGCGCCACGAACGCGATGCCGGGCCACCAGCCGGGCCGCGAGATCCTGGCCCTCAAACACCGCGCCCGCGAGGGCACCGCCCTGTTCCTGAACGCCGCGCCGGAAGACGTGGCCCTCGCGCAGAGCGCCACCGCCCTGACCTTCCGCCTCGCCGGGGCGTTCGCGCGCCTGTGGGGTCCCGGCGACGAGGTCATCCTGAGCGGCCTGGAACACGAGAGCAACGCCAGCCCCTGGCGGGAACTGGAACGCGTGGGCGTCACGGTGAAGGTCTGGCACGCCCGCCAGCCCGACATGACCCTGCATCCCGACGACCTCGCCGCGCTGCTCACGCCCCGCACGCGGCTGGTCGCCGTGACGGCCGCCAGCAACGCGCTGGGCGTCACGCCGGACATTCCTGCCATCACCGCGCAGGTCCGCGCCGCCGGAGCGTGGACCATCGTGGACGCCGTGCACGCCGCGCCGCACACCTTCCCGGACGTGCAGACCTGGGGTGCGGACTTCCTGACCTTCAGCCCGTACAAGGTCTGGGCGCCGCACCTGGGCGCCCTGTGGATCCGCCCGGACCTGCGCGCCACGCTCCCCTGGCCCCGCCTGGAATTCATCCCGGTGGGCGACATCACGGGCATCGAGCACGGCACCCCGCAGTTCGAGTTGCTGGCCGGGTGGCTCGGCACCCTGGATTACCTACGTGACCTCGCCGGGCACGCGGACCTGACCCGCGCCGCCCTGGCCGCCGCCTCGGGGCGCATTCACGAGCTGGAACAGCCGGTCATGGAGCGCCTCGTGACCGGCCTGCTCGACCACGACCTCGTCACCGTGTACGGTCCGCAGGGCACGCGGGGCCGTGTGGGCACCGTCGCCTTCCGCGTGAGCGGCGAGGCCCCGGAGCAGACCGCAGACCGCCTCAGCCGCGCCGGGGTGGACGTCGCCGCCGGACACTTCTACGCCGCGCAACCCCTGCGGGACCTGGGCCTGTACCCGCAGGGCGTCGTGCGCGCCAGCATCGCCCACTACACCACCACCGAGGACATCGACCGCCTTCTGGCCGAACTGGGCTGAAGTCAGGGGGGGGAAGAGTGGGGAGTGGGTGTTGGAGTGGCGCCCGCACCCCACTCCCGGTTTACGGCTGCGGCGTCAGCGTGAAGTCCCACTCGAACGAGCGGCCCCACGGCAGCGTGGCGTCCCGGAGGGTGTACGTGCCGCCCAGGCGCAGCGGGAAGGCGTCGCGGGCGAGGTTCAGCAGGGTGTCGCGCGTGCCGGGGGCGGTCAGTTGCGCTTCCGGGATGGCCTTTCTCAGGGCGGCGCGCAGGTCGGCGCTGTAGATCACGTCGTTGGCGTACTCGCGGGCCAGCAGGGCGTCCTGCCGGACGGGGTCCGTGCCCGGCGCGAGGGCCACCTTGGCGTGTGCGAGGGCCGCGCCCAGGTTGTTGCCGGGCGTGCCCCACGCGGCCAGCGCCTTGAGGTTCGCGGTGCGGCGCAGCGTCTGAAGGTCCGTCCACAGGCGCGGGTTGCCCAGGTTCACCTTCTCCACGTCGGCCACCGCGACCGGCCCGGCCGCCAGCAGGCGGCTGACGCGCACGGCGGCGCGGCGGGGGTCGCCCCCGTTGAATACGAACACCGTCAGGTCCGCCGGCCGGCCGGCCTCCTGCACGGTGAAACCGCTGGCCTGCGCGTGGTTCACGGCACTCTGCGTCAGGGGAATGCCCTCGTAGCGGATGACCTGCCGCGCGGCGGCCGGATCGCTGTACTCGAAGGTCACGGTGGCGGGCTGCGGGGCCAGGGCGCGGGCAGTCAGCATGGACAGCACCTCGTCCGCGCCGGGGTAGACCAGCACGTTCGCCAGGGCGTCCTTGGCCAGCGCGGCGCCCTCGGCGGGAGCGGGACTGCCGGGCAGGGCGTCGTCCCAGCTGACGTGCAACTGCGCGAAACTCCCGGCGCGCGCCCAGTCCAGCAGGGTGCGGGTCACGGCGAGGTTGCGCCCACGGTTCGTGGCGTCCGGTTCGCGCGGCAGCGTGATGAACGCGTACACGGGCTGCCCGGTGCGGGCCGTCCAGGTGCGCAGGGGTTCCAGCCGCGCCAGCGCCTCTGCGGCGCTCAGGGGGCTCGTGCGGGACTGCACCAGCCCGCCGTAGGCCAGGGCGTCCAGCGCGGCGATCAGCGGGCCGTCCTTGGGTTGCGCCTCCAGCCACGCGGTCAGGGCGGCCGGGTCCGCGCCCATCTGCGCGTTGCCCAGCAGCGAGGCGGGCGGGACGTGCGCCGCGCCGCCGCGCAGGTCCGCGATCAGGGCCGGCAGGACCCGCGTGGCCGGGCGGGAATCCAGGGGCAGCAGCGTCTGCGCCTGCGCGCCCCCGAGCGCCCCACCCAGGGCGAGGGTCAGGGAGGACAGCGTGCTCAGCAGGACCGGACGGGAGAACTTCATACCCCCGAGCGTACGGGCGCGGCGTGAGCCTTCCCGCAGAGGAAGCTCTGGACGGGGGGCCTGGACCCCGCCGCGTCACTGTAGTCATGCGTCCCCACGCGGGCGGCCCGCGCGGCGTAGCCTGCGTCTCATGAAGTCGCCAGGACTACGATGGACGGACATCTGGAAACTCGCCTGGAGGGGCCTGACCCGCCGCCGCGTCCGCACGCTGCTGACCACGCTGGGCATCACGGTCGCGGTCGCCAGCATGGTGATCTTCCTGTCGCTCGGCGAGGGCATCCGCAAGGTGTTCGTCTCGCAGCTCGGCGGGATCGGCCCGGACGTGCAGGTCAGCCTCACGCCGCTCTCGCAGGGACTGGCGCTGCAACCGAACCTGCCGCAGAAGACCGCCGACGACATCCAGGCACTCGCGCCGGAACTCGGCATCCAGACGGTCACGCCGGTCATCATGGCCGTGCGCGGCGGCCTGGAAGTCACGCAGAGCGTCGTCCTGTACGGCCTGCCCGCCGCGCAGGGCATCGCGGCCGTGTTCCCCACCACCACCGCCGCTCAGGGCCGCGCCCTGACTCCCGCCGACGAGGGCGCGGCCGTGGCGGTCGCCGGGGCGAAAGCCGCGCAGAACCTGCGGCTGAAGGTCGGCAGCACCCTCAACCTCAACCGCCGCAACCAGGTGAAGGTGATCGGCGTGCTCGCCCCGGAAAGTGGGCTGGTGGACAACTTCATCTTCATTCCGCTGGGCACCCTGCAACGCAGCGAGGGCGCGGCGGGCCGCGTGTCGCTGGTCGCCGTGAAACTCGACAACCCCCGCGACGCCCGGCGCGTGGCCGACGTCCTGTCCGAGCGGCTGGACCTGGAGGCCGGCACCCAGAGCGACTTCCTGAGTTTCATCGACCGCGCCCTGATCATCAGTGACGCCGTGCGCTTCGGCATCTCGCTGATTGCCCTGATCGTGGGCGGGCTGGCCGTGGCGAACACCGTCATGATGGGTGTGTTTGAACGCACCCGCGAGTTCGGCACGCTGCGCGCCATCGGGGCGCGCCCATCGTTCGTGCGGTCCCTGGTCCTGACCGAATCGCTGCTGCTGTCGCTGGTGGGCGGCGTGGGCGGCGTGCTGCTCGGCCTCGCCGGGATCGCCGGCGTGAACCTGTACACCCAGCAGCTCGCCGGGATCGACGCGGCCGCCCTGACGCCCCGGCTGGTGCTGCTGGCGCTGGCCATCAGCCTGCTGCTGGGCCTGCTCTCGGGCCTGCTGCCGGCCCGCAACGCCGGGCGCATGAGCATCGTGGGCGCCCTCGGGAGACTCTGACATGACCACCCACCCCGCCCGACCCGGCATCCAGGCCGCGCCCGCCCTGCCCGCCCTGCGCACCGAGACCCTCTCGCGCACCTACCCCAGCGGCGACGGACAGGTGCTGGCCCTCGCGCCGTTCACGCACACCTTCCCGCCCGGCCTGACCGCCGTGGTCGGCCCATCCGGCAGCGGCAAGAGCACCCTGCTGAACCTGCTGGCCGGCTTCGACGAACCCACCACCGGCCGCGTCGTCGTCGGCGACACCGCCCTGACCAGCCTGAGCGAGGCGGACCGCGCGGACTTCCGGCTGCGCCACTACGGGTTCGTGTTCCAGAACCACAACCTCGTCAGCATCCTCAGCGCGCAGGAGAACGTCGAGTTCCCCCTGACGCTGGCCGGCGTGCCGCACCGTGAGCGGCAGGACCGCGCCCGCGAACTCCTGGCCCTCGTCGGCCTGGAGGGCCGCGCCGGCCACCTGCCCAACCAGCTCTCGGGCGGCGAGGCGCAGCGCGTCGCGGTCGCCCGCGCGCTGGCGCACGACCCGGCCATCCTGCTGGCCGACGAACCCACCGGCAACCTCGACAGCCGCACAGGCGAGCGGGTCCTGGGCCTGCTGCAATGCGCCGCCGCGACCGGCCGCACCGTCATCCTGATCACCCACGACCGCGACGTGGCCGCCCAGGCCGACCATCACCTGAGCGTGAAAGACGGCGAGGTCAGCCCCGTGGACTGATACGGACTCCGATTGAATGGCCTGTAAAGCCGCTGGGTCCGAGCAGATGCGACTCGTAGAGCTGCCCCGCAGAGTGGGAGAGAAACGCCCCTCCGGACGTGGAGCTGGCAATCCGGTGAAGTTCCGGATTGTCAGCGGAACAAACGGAACCCGCATCGGAACACTGCGTCTATCCTGTAGATAAACTGCGGCGCCCCTGAGCGCCCCCGTCTGGCAGGACCCGGAGTCCGGATCAGTTCAGGGGACCGGGCTGCCGCTGGCGCGGGTGGTGTCGCGCAGCCAGTAGGCGTGGCCCAGGCGGTCTTTCAGGCGCACCACGACCTGCACGCCCGAACCGGGCCGCAGGTCGCCGCTGCCACTCCAGGCGGCGGCGTTCAGGGTTCCCAGCGACGTCTGGCCCGCAGGCGAGGTGCGCAGCGGCGCCTTCCACACGCCGGTCCCCGTGACGACGAACACGCCGTCCAGGGTCAGGCCGCTCAGGGACGCGGCGGCCCCCGCGCGGCCCGGCGCGGTCGCGCCGACCTGCACGCGCACGCCCAGCCCGCCGCCGTACAGCGTGACGGTCGACCGCGCGCTCAGGACGTGCCCCTGCCGGTTCAGGGTGGTGGGGGCGCTCAGCAGGTCGCTCGCCTGCGGGTCCGGCGTTCCGCCGGCCGCGCCGCAGGCCACCAGCGCGCAGGCCAGGGCGGACAGCCAGAACTTCTTCATGCCTCCAGCCTAGCCCATGAGGGCCGGATGCGCAGCCGACCAAAGTTGCAGGGGTGATCCGGGCCGCCCCGACCGGGCCGCTGCGGGTGGCCGCGGGCGCTCACCAGCTCAGGTCGGGGGCCGTGACGATCCGGTCGGCCGGCTGGTCCGTGAACAGCGTGTAGGTCAGGGTGTACGTGCCGGGAATCACGCGGCCCAGCAGCAGGCTGTCGCCTTCCACGCGCGGGTTCACGTTCGCGAGGCTGGGTCCCTGCACCTGGATGGGACCGCGCACGGCCGGCTGCGCGCCCCCAGCGGGCAGGGCGTCGAACAGGCGCAGGTTCTCCAGGGTGCTGTCCACGTTCAGGATCAGGGTCACGAGGTAGCCCTGCGCGGTGGCCTCCACGCTTTTTTGCAGGCTGGCGCGCGCGCCGCCCTCGACGTTGCGGGTCACGTTCGCGCCGCCCGGATTGCGCACGCGGGCCTGCCCGGTGGTGCGCAGGTCGGTGGGGTCCAGCACCGCCTCGGCGGTGTCGCTGCGGCACACCCGGACCGGGACTTTCAGGCGCAGCGGCTGACCCTGGCTGAACTCGCCCGGCACTTCCAGCGGGTAGTCGCTTGTCCAGCCGGTCGGGAGGTTCAGTTTCAGGCGGGCCGGCAGGCGGTACGGGAACTCGGTCCTGGCGGTCGCGGTGAGTTGCGTCACGTCGCAGGCGTTCAGGATGTCCGGCGCGGTGACCAGCGTCACCTCGGTCCGTACGCGGTACTCGATGGTGACGCGGTTGGTGCCGCCGTCCGCGACCCGGCCCGGCAGGGGGCGCGTGAAGGTGCTGCCGGGAATGGTGGTCGGCGTGACCGGGTAATCACCGGGCGCGAGCGGCACGGTCGCGGGCGTGGTCAGGGTGCGGCCCGCCACCTCGAAGGGCACGCCGGTCAGCGGGATGCGCTGATCACCGTACAGCGCGACGGCGTCCACGGCCAGCTGACCTTCGGGCGGGCGGGCCACGAAGCGGATCTTGTTGAAGCCCGGCTGGTACCGGACCTCGGTGGGCGACACGACGTTCCCGGTGCCCTGCAGCAGCGTGCCGCTGACCGGAACGTAACCGGGCGGCAGCTGCGGCCGCACGACCGCGTCGCCCACCAGCGCGTACGACGCGCCGGGAATCGGGCGGCCCTGCGGGTCCACCACGTCCACGAGCAGCTGGTTGGCGATCTTCACGGTGTCCGGCAGCGTGAAGCCGCCCACGCGGGCCGTGATGGGCTTGTCGTCCAGCCGGAACGAGTAACGGATGGCGTTGCTGTACTGCCGGGTGGTGGGCAGCACCCGGATGAACAGCTGCCACTCGCCCACCAGTTCCGGCGTGATGCGGAACGGGTCGGTGGCGGTCCGGCCGTTCTCGCTGGCGGTCAGGTTCACGCGCGCCCCGCCGGGCTGCACGGCCCACAGTTCCGCTTCCGGGGCGCCGTCCACGTCGTAGTTCAGCAGGCCCAGCGTCTTCCCGACCCAGTCGCCCGTCACGTTCACGCGCGCGGCCAGCAGGGGAGAGGCGTCGGTGCTGCGGGCGTTCACGCTGAAATCGCTGGTTTCCAGCGCGAAGGGCGCGGCGACCCGCAGCGCGAACGAGTTCTTCCCGTCGCCCCGGCTGCTGACCTTCAGGGTGTACGTGCCGGCGGCGAGACCACCCGCGAACAGGCTGTCCCAGGTGTGCTCGCGGTTCAGTCCGTAGCGCCGCTCGACGACCGTGCCGGCCGGGCCGGTCAGCGTGAAGGTCGATTCGAAGGGTTCATTCTTCTTGTACAGCTCGTCCCCGAAGTACCCGTCGCCCCGGCGGCCGTCCACGTAATCCGCGAGGTTGAAGGTCGGCGAGTACACCTCCAGCCCCAGGGGTTTGCCGGCGTCGGCGGCCGACACGCGGATCACGTACGATTCCTGCGCCTGCGGCCACTTTTCACCCACGGACACCAGCGGCAGGATCCCGCCGGTCTGCGCGGCGGCGGGCGCGGCCCCCAGCGTGAGCAGCCCCAGGGTCAGCAGGGCGGGGCGGAGACGGACAGATCGGACGGGCGTGAACGTGGGCATGACTGCGAAAAATCATACACGCGCCCGCACGTCTGGCCGCCGCGCCCGCCTGTTCCGCCCGCCGGGGGTAGCATGCGGCCCAGATGTCCGTCCTCGCCCCCCGCGCCCGCGCGCTGATCGACCCCGACGCCCTGCGCGGCAACCTGAGCGCCCTGGCGGCCCGCAGCGGCACGCCCCTGATCCTGCCGGTCAAGGCGAACGCCTACGGGCACGGCCTGAGCCTGATCGCGACCCTGGCCGCCGCACACCCGGACGTGTGGGGACTGGCGGTCGCCACGCCCCGCGAGGCGCAGGCCGCCGCCGCCCTGAACACCGGCCGGCCCGTGCTGCTGCTCACGCCGCCCACGCCCGCCGAGGTGCCGGTCCTGGCGGACCTGGGCGTGCGCCTGCCCGTCGCGTCCCTGGCCGAGGCGGCCGCGCTGCCCGCCCACGCCCGCGCGCACCTGAAGGTCGACACCGGCATGAACCGCCTGGGCGCCCGCCCCGACGAGGCCGTCGCCGTGGGCCGCGAACTGGCCCGCCGGGGCCTGCTGGAAGGCGCGTACACCCACTTCGCCAGCGCCGACGAACCCGACCTGACGTTCGCCCATGAGCAGCTGCGCCGCTTCCAGGCGGTGCTGGACGCCCTGCCCCCCACGCCCCGGCCGCTGCTGGCGCACGCCGCGAACGGCGGCGCCGTCCTCAGCCTGGGCCACCTGCCGGGCATGGCGCTCGCCCGGCCCGGACTGGCCGCGTACGGCTTCGCTCCGGCGCACCTGCGCGCCCAGGCCCCGCTCACCCCGGTCATGACCGTGCAGGCCAGCGTCACACACCTGCACACCGTCCCGGCCGGAGAGACCGTCAGTTACGGCGGCCTGTGGCGGGCCGCGCGCGACACGCCGGTCGCCACCGTCGGCATCGGGTACGCCGACGGCTACCCCCGGAACGCCACCGGCCGCGCCGAGGTGCTCGTCGCCGGGCAGCGCCGCCCGGTCCTGGGCCGCATCTGCATGGATCAACTCATGATCGACGTGACCGGCCTGAACGTGCAGCCCGGCGATCCCGTCACCCTCTGGACCCAGCGTGAGCTGACCGTCACCGACGTGGCCGCCTGGGGAAGCACCGTGGAATACGAGGTCCTGACCGGCGTGGGCGACCGCGTGGAACGCCAGATGGGGGAGACCCCGTGACAGGAAGGTGGGCCGTGGAAGATTGCTCCTGCGGCCCACCTCTCTCGCCCGCCTCAGTACGTTGAAGCTAACATTGCGAGATTCCGGGAAAGCGCCGGAACCTCTCCATTCCCGCTTCAACGTACTTTCTTCTGCTCCGCGCTCCGCGCGGTTTATCTACAAGATAAACGCAGTGTGCTTAGAAGAAGCGGCTCACGTCCCGCACGACCACGAACAGCATCAGCATCATCACGAACGCGAAGCCCGCGAGGTTGATGGCCTGCTCCTGACTGAACGTCAGTGGACGGCCGCGCAGCGACCCGACCAGCACCAGCAGGATGCGCCCGCCGTCCAGGCCCGGAATGGGCAGCAGGTTGAAGAACGCCAGCGACAGGTTCAGCAGGATGGCGACCTGCACGAGCGCCCAGGGGCTGACCGTCGCGGCCCGCGAGACGATCTCGGCCGTGCCAATGGGGCCGCTGACGTTCTCGTCCCGTGACAGGTTCAGGGTCAGGAACCGCGCGAACAGCTCCCCGAAACTCCGGATGACCTGCGGGACCGCCTCGCCCGTCACCTGCCACGCCCGGATGAACGCGGCGGGCGCGGTGGTGGCCTGCACGTCCGGGCCGTAGCGGATGCCCAGCAGCTGCCGCTCGCCGTTCACGGTGGGCGTCCAGTCGAAACGCACGTCGCGGGTCTGCCCGCCGCTCACGACCGTGAAGGTGTGCGGCCCGGGCCGGGTCAGCACGTCCCGTACGCCCTCCCAGCCGGCCACCTCGCGCCCGCCCACGCGGGTGGTGTCCGGGATGTCCTGCCCGTCGATGGCGGTGATCACGTCCCCGGTCCGCAGGCCAAGGCTCTGCGCGGTGGACCCGGCCACGACCTCCTCGATGCGGGCGCGGTCCGGGGCGGGCACGCCCTGCGCCGTGAACGTGACGGTCATCAGGGCGATGGCCAGCAGCAGG
The DNA window shown above is from Deinococcus sp. LM3 and carries:
- a CDS encoding glycoside hydrolase family 3 protein, which translates into the protein MIRKSVLLPTAALLLSTALAATPFTTGAPAANAPYRNAALPVDARVNDLLLHMTLDEKIGQMTQAERAAVRDLNDMALFGIGSVLSGGGSGPADNTPQGWAAMVDAFQAAALRSRLGIPMLYGTDAVHGHNNVPGATLFPHNIGLGAAGDPDLARRVGRATAEEMAGTGVRWNFSPCLCVVRDVRWGRTYESFGETPALPTALSTIIDGYQGAGGLAQPGAVLATAKHYLGDGGTAFGSSATEGYLLDQGDTRLSEAELRRVHLPPFRAAVARNVGSVMVSFSGWNGTKLHAHRSLLTDVLKKELGFTGFVVSDWAGVDQIPGGYPVAVRAAINAGIDMVMVPNDYVRFVDTLSAEVRAGRVPMSRIDDAVARILRQKFRLGLFERPMTDPSFQRTFGSAGHRALAREAVQKSLVLLRNDGVLPLRPGARVFVAGQSADDVGRQSGGWTLTWQGQNGPVPGGTSLLAGLRQLSEEGGGAVTYARAAQPGQARDADVGLVVVGETPYAEGKGDRASLALNAEDTANIRTVCADGPCVVVTVSGRPLILPGTPMNALVAAWLPGSEGAGVADVLYGRAPFTGRLPVSWPRRDDQLPLNADTRPYDPLFPAGFGLTTRP
- a CDS encoding cysteine desulfurase-like protein — translated: MTRPAPARDTLPTRDDLRAQFPPLAQGRAYLDNAAGGLLPLRAIEAVTGHLMTYGATNAMPGHQPGREILALKHRAREGTALFLNAAPEDVALAQSATALTFRLAGAFARLWGPGDEVILSGLEHESNASPWRELERVGVTVKVWHARQPDMTLHPDDLAALLTPRTRLVAVTAASNALGVTPDIPAITAQVRAAGAWTIVDAVHAAPHTFPDVQTWGADFLTFSPYKVWAPHLGALWIRPDLRATLPWPRLEFIPVGDITGIEHGTPQFELLAGWLGTLDYLRDLAGHADLTRAALAAASGRIHELEQPVMERLVTGLLDHDLVTVYGPQGTRGRVGTVAFRVSGEAPEQTADRLSRAGVDVAAGHFYAAQPLRDLGLYPQGVVRASIAHYTTTEDIDRLLAELG
- a CDS encoding DUF4127 family protein codes for the protein MKFSRPVLLSTLSSLTLALGGALGGAQAQTLLPLDSRPATRVLPALIADLRGGAAHVPPASLLGNAQMGADPAALTAWLEAQPKDGPLIAALDALAYGGLVQSRTSPLSAAEALARLEPLRTWTARTGQPVYAFITLPREPDATNRGRNLAVTRTLLDWARAGSFAQLHVSWDDALPGSPAPAEGAALAKDALANVLVYPGADEVLSMLTARALAPQPATVTFEYSDPAAARQVIRYEGIPLTQSAVNHAQASGFTVQEAGRPADLTVFVFNGGDPRRAAVRVSRLLAAGPVAVADVEKVNLGNPRLWTDLQTLRRTANLKALAAWGTPGNNLGAALAHAKVALAPGTDPVRQDALLAREYANDVIYSADLRAALRKAIPEAQLTAPGTRDTLLNLARDAFPLRLGGTYTLRDATLPWGRSFEWDFTLTPQP
- a CDS encoding ABC transporter permease; the encoded protein is MKSPGLRWTDIWKLAWRGLTRRRVRTLLTTLGITVAVASMVIFLSLGEGIRKVFVSQLGGIGPDVQVSLTPLSQGLALQPNLPQKTADDIQALAPELGIQTVTPVIMAVRGGLEVTQSVVLYGLPAAQGIAAVFPTTTAAQGRALTPADEGAAVAVAGAKAAQNLRLKVGSTLNLNRRNQVKVIGVLAPESGLVDNFIFIPLGTLQRSEGAAGRVSLVAVKLDNPRDARRVADVLSERLDLEAGTQSDFLSFIDRALIISDAVRFGISLIALIVGGLAVANTVMMGVFERTREFGTLRAIGARPSFVRSLVLTESLLLSLVGGVGGVLLGLAGIAGVNLYTQQLAGIDAAALTPRLVLLALAISLLLGLLSGLLPARNAGRMSIVGALGRL
- a CDS encoding ABC transporter ATP-binding protein: MTTHPARPGIQAAPALPALRTETLSRTYPSGDGQVLALAPFTHTFPPGLTAVVGPSGSGKSTLLNLLAGFDEPTTGRVVVGDTALTSLSEADRADFRLRHYGFVFQNHNLVSILSAQENVEFPLTLAGVPHRERQDRARELLALVGLEGRAGHLPNQLSGGEAQRVAVARALAHDPAILLADEPTGNLDSRTGERVLGLLQCAAATGRTVILITHDRDVAAQADHHLSVKDGEVSPVD
- the alr gene encoding alanine racemase: MSVLAPRARALIDPDALRGNLSALAARSGTPLILPVKANAYGHGLSLIATLAAAHPDVWGLAVATPREAQAAAALNTGRPVLLLTPPTPAEVPVLADLGVRLPVASLAEAAALPAHARAHLKVDTGMNRLGARPDEAVAVGRELARRGLLEGAYTHFASADEPDLTFAHEQLRRFQAVLDALPPTPRPLLAHAANGGAVLSLGHLPGMALARPGLAAYGFAPAHLRAQAPLTPVMTVQASVTHLHTVPAGETVSYGGLWRAARDTPVATVGIGYADGYPRNATGRAEVLVAGQRRPVLGRICMDQLMIDVTGLNVQPGDPVTLWTQRELTVTDVAAWGSTVEYEVLTGVGDRVERQMGETP
- a CDS encoding M50 family metallopeptidase, with amino-acid sequence MNVLQGIAAALTPLGLLWTVLIIGVATFLHELAHYALARWQGVAVQSFSVGMGPVLLRRQWRGTEWRLSLLPIGGYVEIDGMAPEEDGQGGYRQPTRGFAGLPAWGKVAILLAGPLTNLLLAIALMTVTFTAQGVPAPDRARIEEVVAGSTAQSLGLRTGDVITAIDGQDIPDTTRVGGREVAGWEGVRDVLTRPGPHTFTVVSGGQTRDVRFDWTPTVNGERQLLGIRYGPDVQATTAPAAFIRAWQVTGEAVPQVIRSFGELFARFLTLNLSRDENVSGPIGTAEIVSRAATVSPWALVQVAILLNLSLAFFNLLPIPGLDGGRILLVLVGSLRGRPLTFSQEQAINLAGFAFVMMLMLFVVVRDVSRFF